Within the Montipora foliosa isolate CH-2021 chromosome 11, ASM3666993v2, whole genome shotgun sequence genome, the region ttagaagcgcgctcaaaaccaacgagcaacccggcactttcaaatgcgcgcgctcacgatgcaaaacttgtcttttcattgttaacactagcaagatatcgggacctaagcgatctgttaagatcaccgatcgtttcacatgtacctccgcaaatgtcatttattgcataacctgtacgttatgcaataaattatacattggtgagacaggtagacgactaggtgaccgattccgcgaacaccttcgcgatgttgagaagaatgacaaggatgcatctaagccagtcgctcgccattttaatctgcctaaccactccaaaaaacacatggctatctgcggcctttccctacatctaggtacgacggaaagccgcaagaatctggaacaaaaattcatctttcaaatcggcacccttaatcctcacggtattaacgaacgcttttcatttaactaatatattcccacttttcacgttgccatgttaccaccaatagcgtagctcctactctactataaaaactacacgtaacccataatccctcgattcgctctgacgaagggctaacgctcgaaacgtcagcttttagaatctctgtacggtggtcaatttacattatcaactccgttgataaaccaaatttttgtatactacttccccaccgacgcagcaccacagtttctttagaaactaccccttcatatttttcatttacactaccaaggaaaacttgtcaaggaaaacttgtcaaggaaaacttgtcaaggaaaactttctGGTGTGTACAgtcagcaagttttccttgacaagtggacttgtcaaggaaaaattgctcgtgtaaatggggcttacgAAAATGCCCGCTGTAAATAGGAGATACTCTAATAGTATTAACTTTGATTGCattcacgtgataagacggtcATGTTGGTGCAAAAAcaagagtcaaattcccaaaaaagactatcaacctcgttcccagggtcctctctcttccttcctcgaggaaggaagagagaggaccctgggaacgaggttgaaagactatgttctttccaccaacatggcggccgtgacgtcatgtgcaaTCAAAGAAATATTGGCCAATCACAAGCAACGATACAAAATACGAAAAATTTTCAATTGACTCCATCTTGTGATTTTCGTTACTGAAGGAGACGAAGTTCATATATCGTGACCAAGAAAGGTACAAAAAGTGTGGTATGCCTCGTAAAGGTAAATGTTGAAGAAAAGCATGTTCCAATGTAATGTTCACATACGAGCACCGTACAGAAATGACGCATTCCCGCTGAAGTCCACTGTCCTATTGATGTGTCCTACAGTGTTTTCACTAAGAAAAATGCACATTCCACTACATCTTCACAAGATCGGTTTATTAAGAAATGTAAGCTTTTAACTCTGCCGTCAAAGCGCCATCTTGTGGCACTGGTtacaaagaaagtgtttgtatctgATAAGAAATTGTTCCAGAACCccttatttttgctttttatgGTGCTGCCATCCTGAATAAGAATTGTGCTTTGTTTTGGTTGTTTTCATGTGTCAGAACAAAAGGGCAACCATGAAACATTGTTGGAATTGTGCAAAGAAATGTGTAACGCATTAACTTGACAGTGCTCTGAAAGAGGCTTTTTGCCACAAGGAAATAGGGTTCCATAAAACACTGGGCAACCATCGGTTTGTTTAGCTGGTGTAGGACTTTGACCTTctttacatgtatatccatTTACCACAGGGAAAGTAAAAGGACATCATACTTTCACAAGTGAAAAGTCCATACTGGACACTATCCAGAGACAATTCAGCAGACAGCAAGAATCAACAAGCCAACCTAACAGTGAGGTGATGATATGAAACCTGCATGTGGTGTATGTCTTGCTTTGTCGTGCCAAACAAatattttggaataaatagAGAGTTGAATAATTTGACAATTTAGTGATTTTTGACTAATGGAGCGGTGTCGCCTGTTCCAGGCAACAGATTTTCGTTTTGTTTCTAAAATTATCTCCAGACTCGTTTGAGTCTGAGGGATAGTTAGGGCTTTTAGTTGAGCGCTTTGCAAAGTTTTAACAGCTTGGTGGTATTTTGTGCCATTAACCGCTGTtagggaaaaagaaaacaaataactaggcacaaaaaaataatgatattgCTATGGTGTGAACAACTGCAcatgattataataataataataagaattagCTCTTAACCAACCATAAAACTCCTTTATGTTTACTTGTAAATGAAGGGTAATTTTGTCTCAGTTGTGTAAAGGGGACAGTACCGTGTGCCTAGGAAACTTGGGTTGCTGGTTTGCACATTGTGCATACACTTTAcacagttcaatttttttttcctttaatattTTGAACCAAAATTTGTGACAGGCCAATGTAAATGATGGATCATCCACTGAAGAAGACACAAGTAAACATGTGATTTCCACAGCAGCATCAGGGTCTGCACAACAAATTCTAGATAAATCTGTGTCATCGGATGTGGAACAGAGGAATTTTGGTGGAAATGAAAAAGGCAATGTAGCTGAAAGTATTCCTGATGAAAAGGTCACTGCAAAGTCTGAGAAAATTCCCTATAAAGATGACCTATCACCAATGCAGCATTTCAATGATAAGGAAATTACAAAATCAGACATGAAGAATGTGAAAAGCAAATCAGCAAATCAGTCTGTCAGTTCTGGTCTGCTGAGATGGGAAAATAAGCAACCAGCTCAAATTAAagggagaaaaaagaaagagtAAGTAGTCTTTGTCACTGCAATATTATAATTACCTGACTCACTTTTAAGTTATAATCCAGGTCAATATACTGTAGCAGAACATGATTTCCTTAAGGAAGTCAAAGGTATACATCACATGATTATAATGTTGGTTTCATGTTTTTAGTTGTCCCCACATTATTGGTagtttcatttttaattataagataattaggatagtacacacactctcattggtcaatacagtagctgtgtttagatgagagtatgtaagcatggctgtgacatcacacaaattttgattggttatgtgttgtcagacatGCATTTTGAtcggctggtaggaaatataaGCGTGTattaagaaaatctgtttcaatcaagaagtaaaaaaaagcagcattttccttcatttgttgaattatttttgaggaatATTCTCCCATCTCCCCCTCATGTTTAGATTCATGAGGCTATGTGAATATtaggaaaaagtcctctattgctaaATCTAGAATGGACAAATTGTATTCCATGTAAATGTTGTGGTAAAATGAATTTGATAGTGAGGCTTTTAATATATATCTATTTAACcaaacctaaaagcggagctcccaggtattttatttttactggccTAGTAAACAAATGCATAAGCATTTACgggataaaaaaatatttcccaaatcattttccacctgaacatgataagcgttgactgttaagagctttagttgatgtagtatggccgtgtagctgcATTGAGCCACAAAAAGCGTGCAAAAATATTAAGccttgtttatgtttaggtgtcCAGATTACAAGAAGTTAAGCTGGCTAGAGCCTGTGATTCAATTGAAAAACAGTACCATGTCAGGgctcaacttcaaaaaacagctgacctcaatgagTCATGAACTTGAGCTGGCGATATGGTCACATATCAGCAGCAGGTCATAGGCCACCTTGGAAAAAACCATAATACtgtttgtttgtccccccaaatttggcataagcattgtttttgttttctcttgggaccattgtaaggcccaagagaaactgaaacaatgcttatgcaaatttgaAGGGGGTGGGGGAATGGACCATAACGTGGATATTTAAGACATAAGGGTGAAGTGATGAtactcgcacttaactggacaatttaagcaattttctcttatagacacctgaaacaTTCTGTAACCTGCGCTTCAAGTAtatacattattttattttatcgaGTCCTTTCATGGGAACACGTGAGCCCAGCAAATTGACCtactcccaactgagtggcttcttAGCTCAGTTGGTCGAGCAATGCACCAGCATCTCAGGCgtcatggattcgaatcccATTGAAGCCACTGAACAGTACATACGTAAATTGTCGagttaagtgcaaggatcacttcatCCTAAGCTTACATTTTAGATTATTGTCACAGACCAGACAATGGACTCTGGAGAACAGATTTTAATCTCTTACAGCTTATTAGCATTAGCTTACAGCTACAGCTTACAGTATTTACAGTAATGTCAAGAGTGTTCTTTTCTTAAATATAACTACATGTATCACTGAGGTGTGTTCATTTTGGTTTGTTCAAGGGAGGATTTTTAGAAGAGGGATGGAGGGCTGCTGAATAATGCTGTTTGTCTTTAAACACTGTTAAAGGACAAGTTACTGAAGTTGTAGCATACATGTTTCAGGGACATTATCTACACAACAAAacgataaaaagaaaaaataaagacaagttttaattataatttttgtAGCCATAATTTTTAAAGTTAGCTAATTAGAATTTGTTATTTCAGGAAAAAGAGGGAAGATAAGCAATCCCGTCAGACGGAGGTGTCTGAATATTTTGCTGTTAGGAGAAGTAGCAGGAAATGTAAATCAGCTGTAGAGGTAGGAATTCATTTCGACAAAGGTGCCTAGGGTATAGCTGAATCATAAACTAACCCCAAGATAAGAAGTCAGCCAAACTGATATGTTAAGAGTATGGAGTTATATCTCCACCAAAATTCAACATCGGAATTTGACatctaaatttcaaatttgagtcTTGATTTGCATATTTGGCATCACAGTTTTATATCCAAcattgaagttttgaatttgacatgaaaggtttaaattctgcATTTCACATTTgactttcaagtttcaaattcaactttTAAGTTGAACTTCACACATAAATGACttgaatgatgatgatgtcgtATCCTTGGTAACGGTAACCACTGATGTAGTTGACTGAGGGCTTGCAAGGCTTGGTGGTAAAGAAGTCCTGGATTCTCATTTCTTTTGAGTGGTTTGGTAGGCTGCGTAGCGCCTGATCTTAGGTTATACGGTATAGGCTCCAACATAGGCAACAGCACCAGGAATACCAATGGGTCTTCTCTACTCTCCGCCACCTCTGTCAAACTTCTTACGTAAACCGTCTCATCTATTCATTATAGTGTCTCCATTAGTTAGCACCAAAGCTTGATTCTCTGCTATGTCACTGCGTTCCGCCACAGAGAAAACGTTTAAGTTCTAATCAGCAGAAAGGCAACAACACGTTGAAATAGGAAGGACACGACCAGTTGTGTTTATTGGGGACGAGAAAAAGCTaacatacaagaaataaagtagTGGCGGGGAAAAAACGAATTACATCACTGTAAACTACGAGACTAAACGTAAACAGCATACTAGAAAAATTAAGCTCGGCAAGGTGCGAGCGGTAAAACTGGCTGTGTCGAGTGACTAACGCGAGAGGCGACAAGGCTTAAATACCGAGATGTGGCGTAAAATCCCTAGAGGATCAAACTGCGGCCATAAATGCAAATTCCGAACATAAACACATTTCTCTGCTATGTCACTGCGTTCCGCCGCGGAGAAAACGTTTTAAGTTCTAATCAGCAGAAAGGCAACAACACGTTGAAATAGGAAGGACACGACCAGTTGTGTCGAGAAAAACAAAGAACGAGAGCGAGCGCGCGTAACTCAGAGACCTATGCGCGAAGTAGCAAGAAGCTGTCGTCGGAGATTTTCACGGCGATATAATTCCTTGGCAGAGTCTGATTTCCACCTGCAGTGGTTTTTAATGACGTGATCGGGAACTCCGCTATTAAGCGCAGCCGAAGCGCCCCCTATCCTAAGCGAGTTCAAACCTATACCCGACGTATCAACACCGATGGCCCGAAACTTAGCCAAAACGACTTCCCTCGCCCTGGTGTAAGACAAACTCGTACCGGAACGAAGGGAATAACCCTTGGAAGAGGAAAAACTAAGGTTTTGAAAGACAAACTCAACCGAATCAAGATTACGCTAAGCCAGCGCGGCATAACGGAGCAGCATAGCGCAGGGGCATGTGGGGGTACCAGTACTAGCGATAACTAAAGTACACCCTTTACCCAATTGATCAACTTTGCTTTTGGAAACGTAGAGCTCAATATGatcttgaaagaaagaaatgtcagaCCACCTAAGACGACTTAACTCGTCAAAGCGCAAAAAACCAgcaaaagcaagcaaacaaaaacaaacgtctCTGATATCCCCGAGGGATGCTGAGGGCGTAGCAAATCTATTAACTAACGCGACTAAATGCTCAGGCAAAATGGGTACCCTATTCAACTTAGACGGTTTCGAAGCAACGTGCTTACAACCTTCTAGAATAGCCAGAAGAAAAGCTGATTTACAAGGATTCGAGACCCCACAAGCATTATGAAAAAAGCTTATACTGTAGAACGCGTGCTGAACGGAGGAATATGAAGACCCTGATTGAACTAACGAAATTAAATACAAGGCTACGTGTTCCTCTTGAGCCGGGAAGTAAATAATCTCTGGGAAACCACTAGCCCAAGATTTCCAACGTTTGAAACAACTGTGGTAGGTCTTGAACGTGCTAGGATCCTTGCTGTGGGCAAGAACCGCTGGAATGTGCGTACGCAGGCTCTCCAAAGCCGGATGGTGAACGCGTGATACCCTGGaacttgtaaacaaataaaggaaaaaataaggCATAAgagaaatgagaaaaaaatagtAGACGTGGAATACCGATTGCAATTTATTAAGCGTGGACAGCCAATAACGCGTACATCCTAAGTATAGGCAATAACAACAATATAcggagaaaacaaaaaccccTAAAATCCCTACAACGTTGCCAACAAAGGCCATACGTTTACAAAAGGTAGGCAAACACGCTCTAGAGCGACCGTCAATAAGGCACTagcctgtaaaaaaaaaaaaaaaaactatgaaaaaaaCGAACTGGAATAAACCGAAAAAGGACACGCGCTATAAAGCGCTAAATATCGTACGTGAACCGCTATAAAGCGCTACACAGCGTAGGTGAACCGCTATAAAGCAACGAGAGTCGTCCGTGAACCGCTAAAAGCGCTACATGGAATAGCGCGAAAAGCTCTGCAATAAAGTACCAATGCTTGAATAACGGCTCTAAACACGCGAGCTGGCatccaaataaataacaagtaCAGGAGCGCGAAAATCGCAAGCGCTCAAAATAGTAGGGAACCCCAAGTGGGAATCGTCAAAAATACCACCTGACGGGTCAGAAAATTCTATGATTCGGGAAACTGAATCCCGAGGGTGACCTAGAGGAAAGAGGTAAGGCCAAAAACTAGCAGAAGGCCATTTGGGGGCGATAAGCGTACCGCGCGCGCGAGACGTTTCCAAATGCGCTAACGCACGCGCGACAAGAAAGACTGGAGGAACCAAATAGTTGTTAACGCCGCCCCAACTGGCACTAAAAGCGTCCACGCCTTCGCAACCGGGACACCAGAACTTAGAGTAAAAACGCTCGCACTTAGCGGAAAGATAGGATGCGAAACGATCGACGTCAAAAGGACCAAAAATACTGCTAACATGTTGGAAGAAAATAGTGGAAACAGCCCAATCATCATAATCAACAACGCGGCTGACCGAATCCGCGTAAGAGTTGAGTGAGCGTGGGATCCACTCAACTTCAAGTGAAATATCATGTGCGGCACAATAGGCGAAAATTTCGAGAGCTAAAGCATGCAAACGAAGGCTGTTGCTGTCCTTGGCGGAAATAGACGCCGCGTTCTTACTATCCGTAAAGACCTTGACCACTTTGCC harbors:
- the LOC137974815 gene encoding LOW QUALITY PROTEIN: histone-lysine N-methyltransferase set-1-like (The sequence of the model RefSeq protein was modified relative to this genomic sequence to represent the inferred CDS: inserted 1 base in 1 codon); this encodes MPRKGKVKGHHTFTSEKSILDTIQRQFSRQQESTSQPNSEANVNDGSSTEEDTSKHVISTAASGSAQQILDKSVSSDVEQRNFGGNEKGNVAESIPDEKVTAKSEKIPYKDDLSPMQHFNDKEITKSDMKNVKSKSANQSVSSGLLRWENKQPAQIKGRKKKEKKREDKQSRQTEVSEYFAVRRSSRKCKSAVEGEKQKELEEALLSGKEDGLEVKEVEGKGRGVFTLRNFDRGQFVCEYAGELVDYQIAMEREKFYEGKTEFGCYMYYFTFXNKKMCVDATKESGRLGRLLNHSKSAANCATRLVSVKDKPYLILETTRDVRAGEELLYDYGERSKDVIQFHQWLKS